A genomic stretch from Desulfotignum balticum DSM 7044 includes:
- the hutI gene encoding imidazolonepropionase, with the protein MTTVPENDNPFPENVDQLFLNCRVATMAHGRYNMIEAAALAVAGDKIAWIGPMDALPGPLPDTARKTDCQNRWILPGFVDCHTHLIWAGSRAKEFEMRLAGASYADIANAGGGIFSTVKATRAADEDTLFDLASRRMAHFLNQGITTVEIKSGYGLDLKSELKMLAVAGRLQQAFPQHIEATFLGAHAVPLEFAGRSDDYVRQVMDVMLPEVKHQGIAACVDVFCENIAFSREQTRQVFEKAKDLGFAIKLHAEQLSDSSGAALAAEMGALSCDHLEYLSDEGAKKMADHGTLAVLLPGAFHYLKETRVPPVETFRQLAVPMAVATDLNPGSSPVFSMLPVLNMACLLFGLTCEQALAGATFHGAAALGLGDCKGSLARGKDADFVIWDVDTPADLCYLTGITPLKQVVIGGKPIHPENERT; encoded by the coding sequence ATGACCACCGTTCCTGAAAATGACAACCCGTTTCCTGAAAATGTCGACCAGTTGTTCTTAAACTGCCGTGTGGCCACCATGGCCCATGGCCGGTACAATATGATTGAAGCCGCGGCCCTGGCCGTGGCAGGTGACAAAATCGCCTGGATCGGACCCATGGATGCCCTGCCCGGCCCCCTTCCTGACACCGCCCGGAAGACAGACTGCCAAAACCGGTGGATCCTGCCCGGGTTTGTGGACTGCCACACCCACCTGATCTGGGCCGGGTCCCGGGCAAAAGAATTTGAAATGCGCCTGGCCGGGGCATCCTATGCCGATATTGCAAACGCCGGCGGAGGCATTTTCTCCACAGTCAAAGCCACCCGGGCCGCGGATGAAGACACGCTGTTTGATCTGGCATCCCGGCGCATGGCCCATTTTCTGAACCAGGGCATCACCACAGTGGAGATCAAATCCGGATACGGCCTGGATCTGAAATCAGAACTGAAAATGCTGGCTGTGGCCGGCCGCCTTCAACAGGCGTTTCCCCAGCATATTGAAGCCACGTTTTTAGGGGCCCATGCCGTGCCGTTGGAATTTGCCGGCCGGTCAGATGACTATGTCAGGCAGGTCATGGATGTGATGCTGCCTGAAGTCAAACACCAGGGCATTGCCGCATGCGTGGATGTGTTTTGTGAAAACATCGCTTTTTCCAGAGAACAGACCCGGCAGGTGTTTGAAAAAGCCAAAGATCTGGGGTTTGCAATCAAACTGCATGCCGAACAATTGTCGGATTCCAGCGGGGCGGCCCTGGCTGCGGAAATGGGGGCGTTGTCCTGCGATCATCTGGAATACCTGTCTGATGAGGGGGCAAAAAAAATGGCGGATCATGGCACCTTGGCCGTGCTGCTGCCCGGCGCGTTTCATTATCTGAAAGAAACCCGGGTGCCGCCCGTGGAAACGTTCAGACAACTGGCCGTTCCCATGGCCGTGGCCACGGATCTCAATCCCGGGTCCAGTCCGGTTTTCAGCATGTTGCCGGTGCTCAACATGGCCTGTCTTCTATTCGGATTGACCTGTGAACAAGCCCTGGCCGGGGCCACCTTTCACGGGGCCGCGGCCTTAGGCCTGGGAGACTGCAAAGGCAGTCTGGCACGGGGAAAGGATGCGGATTTTGTGATCTGGGATGTGGACACACCGGCGGATCTGTGCTATCTCACGGGAATCACACCATTGAAACAGGTGGTCATCGGAGGGAAACCCATCCACCCTGAAAATGAAAGGACCTGA